A stretch of the Sphingobacterium thalpophilum genome encodes the following:
- the carA gene encoding glutamine-hydrolyzing carbamoyl-phosphate synthase small subunit produces the protein MTNYSKLPAILVLEDGTVYHGKAAGKIGTTTGEICFNTGTTGYQEIFTDPSYFGQIMVTTNAHIGNYGIDEEDTESTQIQIAGLVCKNYNINYSRKMADESIQSYFEEENLVGISDVDTRSLVRHIRDKGAMNAIISSETLDVEELKNQLAKVPSMDGLELSSKVTTPEPYFFGNENASLRVAVLDLGIKKNILRNFEARDVYTKVFPAKTTFEEMEKWNPDGYFISNGPGDPAPMDYAVETVKSILKANKPMFGICLGHQILALANGIRTSKLYNGHRGINHPVKNIIANRCEITSQNHGFGVVAEDIQKSENVEVTHINLNDQSIEGIRIKGQKAFSVQYHPESSPGPHDSRYLFDDFVAMIKN, from the coding sequence ATGACCAACTACAGCAAATTGCCTGCAATTTTAGTTTTAGAAGATGGTACAGTTTATCACGGTAAAGCCGCTGGTAAAATAGGTACGACTACCGGAGAAATCTGTTTTAATACAGGGACCACCGGTTATCAGGAGATATTTACGGATCCATCTTACTTTGGACAGATCATGGTAACGACCAATGCGCATATTGGTAACTATGGTATTGATGAGGAGGATACCGAATCGACTCAAATCCAGATTGCCGGATTAGTCTGCAAAAACTACAATATCAATTATAGCCGAAAAATGGCCGATGAGTCTATTCAGAGCTACTTTGAAGAGGAAAATTTAGTCGGTATTTCTGATGTGGATACACGTTCACTTGTGCGGCACATCCGCGATAAGGGAGCGATGAATGCGATCATCTCCTCTGAAACACTTGATGTCGAAGAGTTAAAAAATCAACTGGCAAAAGTTCCGTCAATGGACGGCTTGGAACTGTCGTCAAAAGTCACTACTCCGGAGCCTTATTTTTTCGGAAACGAGAATGCTTCTTTGCGGGTAGCTGTATTGGACCTTGGGATTAAGAAAAATATTTTACGCAATTTTGAAGCGCGCGATGTGTATACGAAGGTATTTCCTGCGAAAACCACATTCGAAGAAATGGAAAAGTGGAATCCTGATGGTTATTTTATCTCCAACGGCCCTGGTGACCCTGCGCCGATGGACTATGCTGTCGAAACTGTAAAATCGATTCTGAAAGCGAATAAACCTATGTTCGGGATCTGTCTTGGGCATCAGATTTTAGCTTTGGCCAATGGCATCCGTACCAGCAAGTTGTACAATGGACACCGTGGTATCAATCATCCGGTTAAGAATATAATCGCCAACCGTTGCGAGATCACTTCGCAAAATCATGGTTTCGGTGTGGTGGCAGAAGATATTCAGAAGTCGGAAAATGTGGAGGTCACTCATATCAACCTGAACGATCAGTCGATCGAAGGGATTCGGATCAAAGGACAAAAAGCATTTTCGGTGCAGTACCACCCCGAGTCCTCTCCGGGTCCACATGATTCACGCTATCTGTTTGATGATTTCGTTGCAATGATCAAAAATTAA
- a CDS encoding DUF2752 domain-containing protein, protein MIGQLLKYLRQHWIYGGLAAYFVVSVVLHMSFDIHILIPCIWKMLSGYSCPGCGLTTAFIAMIQLKWAQAWAANPLIFLLVPATILLVVRDFKRYT, encoded by the coding sequence ATGATTGGTCAACTCCTAAAATATTTACGTCAGCATTGGATTTATGGCGGTTTGGCGGCATATTTTGTGGTTTCGGTTGTGCTTCATATGTCCTTTGACATCCATATCCTTATTCCTTGTATCTGGAAGATGCTGAGTGGCTACAGCTGCCCAGGATGTGGTCTGACAACAGCTTTTATTGCAATGATTCAGCTAAAGTGGGCACAGGCATGGGCAGCGAATCCCCTGATATTTCTGTTGGTGCCAGCAACAATCTTGTTGGTCGTGAGAGATTTTAAGCGATATACATAA
- a CDS encoding TM2 domain-containing protein, with translation MKAADEKYCVECGQAINVRAEVCPLCGVRQPVFYANQPFQQRSNDLQDDRWLPSLLFCFFLGAFGAHRFYLGQIGTAILQLVTLGGCGIWYIVDLIMIIVGKYRDRDGQYIKSPLNNN, from the coding sequence ATGAAAGCAGCAGACGAAAAATACTGTGTCGAATGTGGTCAGGCTATCAATGTCAGGGCCGAGGTGTGCCCCTTATGTGGTGTTAGACAGCCTGTTTTTTATGCCAATCAGCCTTTCCAGCAAAGGAGCAACGATCTCCAGGATGACCGCTGGTTGCCATCATTACTGTTTTGTTTTTTTCTGGGTGCATTTGGTGCGCATCGTTTCTATTTGGGGCAGATAGGCACAGCGATCCTACAACTGGTGACATTGGGTGGTTGTGGAATCTGGTACATTGTCGATTTGATTATGATCATTGTTGGTAAATACAGAGATCGCGATGGGCAGTATATCAAAAGTCCGCTAAATAACAATTAA
- the obgE gene encoding GTPase ObgE, which translates to MAQGSNFVDYVKVCCRSGHGGAGSAHLHRDKHTAKGGPDGGDGGRGGHIILKGTSNLWTLLHLKYRKHIIASNGESGGSALRTGATGQDEILEVPLGTIAKDAETGEVLFDITEDGETKILVPGGKGGLGNWHFKSATQQTPRFAQPGLPGKEQWIILELKVLADVGLVGFPNAGKSTLLSVVSAAKPEIANYPFTTLVPNLGMVSYRDNRSFVMADIPGIIEGASEGRGLGYRFLRHIERNSVLLFMVPADTDRTIAEEYDILLNELTAYNSQLADKPKLLAITKSDMLDDELEKEMEQQLPNGIPHIFISSVAGKNILPLKDMIWKAINS; encoded by the coding sequence ATGGCGCAAGGATCGAATTTCGTTGATTATGTGAAAGTGTGTTGTCGTTCGGGACATGGTGGGGCAGGTTCGGCTCATTTGCATCGTGACAAGCACACAGCTAAAGGTGGTCCAGATGGCGGTGACGGCGGTCGTGGCGGACATATTATCCTAAAAGGGACCAGTAATCTTTGGACCTTGCTTCACCTCAAATATCGTAAGCACATCATTGCATCCAATGGTGAGTCGGGAGGAAGTGCACTACGCACTGGCGCCACAGGGCAGGATGAGATTCTGGAAGTTCCTTTGGGTACCATTGCCAAAGATGCGGAAACAGGCGAGGTGTTATTTGATATCACCGAGGATGGCGAGACCAAAATTCTGGTGCCGGGTGGAAAAGGAGGACTGGGCAACTGGCATTTTAAATCGGCCACACAGCAAACTCCACGTTTTGCACAGCCCGGACTTCCGGGAAAAGAACAGTGGATTATCCTGGAGCTTAAGGTGCTCGCAGATGTCGGACTGGTGGGCTTCCCCAATGCAGGCAAATCTACCTTATTGTCTGTTGTATCGGCAGCCAAACCCGAAATTGCAAATTATCCTTTCACTACTTTAGTTCCCAATCTTGGTATGGTGAGTTATCGTGATAACCGTTCTTTTGTAATGGCGGATATCCCCGGAATCATCGAAGGGGCTTCGGAAGGCAGGGGACTGGGTTACCGATTTTTACGGCATATCGAACGGAACTCTGTATTGCTGTTTATGGTTCCGGCAGACACCGATCGTACCATAGCCGAAGAATATGATATTTTGCTCAACGAGCTGACAGCCTATAATTCTCAGCTGGCAGATAAACCCAAGTTATTGGCTATCACCAAGTCCGATATGCTCGACGATGAGCTGGAAAAAGAGATGGAGCAACAGTTGCCCAATGGCATACCGCACATCTTTATCTCTTCTGTGGCAGGCAAAAATATCCTACCGCTGAAAGATATGATCTGGAAGGCCATCAACTCCTGA